In Acipenser ruthenus chromosome 6, fAciRut3.2 maternal haplotype, whole genome shotgun sequence, the following proteins share a genomic window:
- the LOC117410516 gene encoding serine protease 55-like yields the protein MFRALKKMIPVFKLLILSLLIQHSHTACGVRPLYNGSHPVHSRIVGGMDAEPGEFPWQVSLIMGSHFCGASILSPIWLISAAHCFPQHKNVVLRVGTNNWKGGGTRHSAEAFRHEQYNDKSQDNDIALLKVDPPIVLRDRAMPICIPLEDNFNNENYEDCWVTGWGKTDFSGKNIPDRLQKVKMPIINWDLCKKWIRMINENMLCAGYEKGGRDSCQGDSGGPLVCRKKGGQIFFQVGIVSFGFECARAKSPGVYTALSNYKGWILETTTKHGFPFNPANQAASVKSYRTEYQRQHPKNSSSKLIFSFHTMCFVLVLFSLLLQVVQGPV from the exons ATGTTCAGGGCGCTGAAGAAAATGATTccagtttttaaactattaatATTGTCCTTGTTGATCCAGCACAGTCACACAG cgTGTGGAGTTAGACCACTTTATAACGGCTCTCATCCAGTACATTCCCGCATAGTTGGCGGTATGGACGCTGAACCTGGGGAGTTCCCATGGCAAGTGAGCCTCATCATGGGTTCACACTTTTGCGGTGCATCGATTCTTAGTCCCATATGGCTTATATCTGCTGCCCATTGTTTTCCACAACA TAAAAACGTTGTCTTGAGAGTTGGTACTAACAACTGGAAGGGTGGTGGAACCAGACATTCAGCAGAAGCCTTTAGACATGAACAATATAATGATAAAAGTCAAGATAATGACATTGCTTTACTGAAGGTTGACCCACCCATTGTACTAAGAGACAGGGCAATGCCCATATGCATCCCTCTGGAAGAtaattttaacaatgaaaactaTGAAGATTGTTGGGTTACTGGATGGGGTAAAACAGACTTTA GCGGCAAAAACATTCCTGACCGTCTTCAGAAAGTGAAAATGCCCATTATTAACTGGGACTTATGTAAAAAATGGATCAGAATGATCAACGAAAACATGCTGTGTGCAGGCTATGAAAAAGGGGGTAGAGATTCTTGCCAG GGTGATAGTGGCGGACCATTGGTTTGCAGAAAAAAAGGGGGCCAAATATTTTTCCAAGTAGGAATCGTGAGCTTTGGATTTGAGTGCGCACGTGCAAAAAGTCCTGGCGTCTATACTGCACTCTCCAATTACAAGGGATGGATtttagaaacaacaacaaaacatggaTTTCCTTTTAACCCAGCCAATCAAGCAGCTTCTGTTAAAAGTTACAGAACAGAGTATCAAAGGCAACACCCAAAGAATTCATCCTCCAAATTGATTTTCTCATTTCATACAATGTGCTTTGTGCTGGTGCTGTTTAGCCTTCTACTGCAGGTAGTACAAGGACCTGTGTAA